The nucleotide sequence GGACGACGCCACCGCCGGTGAACTGCGGCGCGCGGATCGAGCCCTGGCGGGCCCGGCCGGTGCCCTTCTGGCGGTACGGCTTGGCGCCACCGCCGGAGACCTCGGCGCGGGTCTTCGTGGAGTGCGTGCCCTGGCGGGCCGCGGCCAGCTGGGCCACCACGACCTGGTGGATCAGCGGGATGTTGACCTGGACCTCGAAGATCTCGGCGGGCAGGTCGACGGTGCCGGACTTCTTGCCGGCGGCGTCGAGAACCGTCACGGTGCTCACTTGATGGCTCCCTTCGCGGCCGTGCGGACGAAGACCAGACTGCCGTTCGGGCCGGGGACGGCGCCCTTGAGCAGCAGCAGCCCCTGCTCGGCGTCGACGGCCTGGACGGTGATGTTCTGGGTGGTCATGCGGTCGCCGCCCATGCGGCCGGCCATCTTCATGCCCTTGAACACGCGGCCCGGGGTGGCGCAGCCGCCGATGGAGCCCGGCGAGCGGTGCTTGCGCTGCACACCGTGCGAGGCGCGCAGGCCGTGGAAGCCGTGGCGCTTCATGACACCGGCGAAGCCCTTGCCCTTGGTGGTGCCCGTGACGTCGACCTCCTGGCCGGCCTCGAACACCTCCGCCGTCAGCTCCTGGCCGAGCGTGTACTCGGAGGCGTCGGCGGTGCGCAGCTCGGCGACGTGCCGGCGCGGCGTGACGCCGGCGCGGTCGAAGTGACCCTGCGCGGGCTTGGTGACCTTGCGCGGGTTCGGCGCGCCGAAGCCGAGCTGGACCGCGTCGTAGCCGTCCTTGTCGGGCGTGCGGACCTGCGTGACGACGCAGGGCCCGGCCTTGATGACGGTGACCGGCACGATGCGGTTGTTCTCGTCCCACACCTGGGTCATGCCGAGCTTCTCGCCCAGCAGGCCCTTGCGCACCGTGGTGGCGGCCTCGGAAGACTGAATACTCATCGTCGGAGGTCCCTCAGAGCTTGATCTCGATGTCGACACCGGCCGGCAGGTCGAGACGCATGAGCGAGTCGACGGTCTTCGGCGTGGGGTCGATGATGTCGATGAGCCGCTTGTGCGTACGCATCTCGAAGTGCTCGCGGCTGTCCTTGTACTTGTGCGGCGATCGGATGACGCAGTACACGTTCTTCTCGGTAGGCAGCGGCACCGGGCCTGCGACCTGCGCACCCGTGCGCGTCACCGTGTCGACGATCTTGCGCGCCGACGTGTCGATGACCTCGTGGTCATAGGCCTTGAGCCGGATGCGGATCTTCTGTCCCGCCATGGCTGCTTGTCGTCCTCACTCTTCGTACTGCTAAGACCCGATCTGAACCAACACTGAGCTGCTGCTCCGCCGACCCCCGCGGTCGGGCGTGTCGCGCCTTTCGGCACAGCACGCCGCAACGAACTCGCTGGTTCATCGGGGTTTTGACGGCGACCCGGCCACGCCCAGAAGGCGCAGTGCCGGCCCATCGGAGTTCTTCGTCATCGGGCCCGGGCTTCACACCGGTCCCGCGCGCATGGCGCAGACGTCGCCCTCCGCCGAGCAACCTGGACAGTATGCCAGATCAGATTGGCTGAGGCCAATCGCGGTGCGAGGGGCGGCCGGACGGCCGCCCCTCGCAATGTCGAACTACTTGAGGATCTTGACGACGTTGCCGGCGCCAACGGTCCGGCCACCCTCGCGGATGGCGAACTTCAGACCCTCTTCCATGGCCACCGGCTGGATCAGCGCGACGGTCATGCTGGTGTTGTCGCCCGGCATGACCATCTCGGTGCCCTCGGGCAGCGTGACGACGCCGGTGACGTCCGTGGTCCGGAAGTAGAACTGCGGACGGTAGTTGTTGAAGAACGGCGTGTGCCGGCCACCCTCGTCCTTGGACAGGATGTAGACCTGCGCCTCGAAGTCGGTGTGCGGCGTGTTGGTGCCGGGCTTCACGGCGACCATGCCGCGCTCGACGTCCTCGCGCTTGGTACCGCGCAGCAGCAGGCCGACGTTCTCGCCCGCACGGGCCTCGTCGAGCGTCTTGCGGAACATCTCGACGGCGGTGACCGTGGTCTTCTGCGCCGGGCCGGGACGGATGCCGACGAGCTCGACCTCCTCGTTGGCCTTCAGCACACCGCGCTCGACGCGGCCGGTGACGACCGTGCCACGACCGGTGATGGTGAAGACGTCCTCGATCGGCATGAGGAAGGGCTTCTCGATGTCGCGGACCGGGTCCGGGACGTTCTCGTCGACGGCCTCCATGAGGTCCTCGACGGTCTTGACCCACTCCGCGTCACCCTCGAGCGCCTTGAGCGCCGAGACCTTGACGACCGGGACGTCGTCGCCCGGGAACTCGTACTCGGAGAGCAGCTCACGCACCTCGAGCTCGACGAGCTCCAGGATCTCCTCGTCGTCGACCATGTCGGCCTTGTTCAGCGCGACCAGGATGTACGGCACGCCGACCTGACGGGCCAGCAGCACGTGCTCCTTGGTCTGCGGCATCGGGCCGTCGGTGGCGGCGACCACGAGGATCGCGCCGTCCATCTGGGCCGCGCCGGTGATCATGTTCTTGATGTAGTCGGCGTGACCAGGAGCGTCGACATGCGCGTAGTGACGCTTGTCGGTCTGGTACTCGACGTGCGCGATGTTGATCGTGATGCCGCGCTGCTTCTCCTCCGGCGCCTTGTCGATGTCGTCGAACGGAGTGGCCTCGTTCAGCTCCGGGTACTTCTCGTGCAGCACCTTGGTGATGGCAGCCGTGAGCGTGGTCTTGCCGTGGTCGACGTGACCGATGGTGCCGATGTTGACGTGCGGCTTGGTCCGCTCGAACTTCGCCTTAGCCACTGTGGGGTCCTCCTGTGGACTTCGTACGTTGCCGATCCCCGCCTGTGCGGTGTGTTCGGCTGTGTGTTTCTCGGTCGGGATTGCTCATTGGTGCATGGGCCGGGTGAAGACCCGGAGAGATTACTCTCCCCGGACCTTCTTGATGATCTCTTCCGCCACGTTCCGGGGAACCTCGGCGTAGGAGTCGAACTGCATCGAATAACTCGCCCGGCCCTGGGTCTTGCTGCGGAGGTCACCGACGTAGCCGAACATCTCCGACAGCGGGACCAGCGCCTTGACGATGCGCTGGCCGGCACGCTCCTCCATGGCCTGGATCTGGCCACGGCGGGAGTTGAGGTCGCCGATGACCTCGCCCATGTAGTCCTCGGGCGTGGACACCTCGACCTCGAACATCGGCTCGAGCAGCACCGGGTCGGCGCGCCGAGCAGCTTCCTTGAACGCCATGGAACCGGCGATCTTGAACGCCAGCTCCGAGGAGTCGACGTCGTGGTAGGCACCGTCTCGCAGCGTCACCTTCACGTCGACGAGCGGGTAGCCGGCGACGACACCGAACTCCATCGCCTCCTGCGCACCCGCGTCGACCGAAGGGATGTACTCGCGCGGGATGCGCCCACCGGTGACCGAGTTCACGAACTCGTAACCGCCGTCGCCCTCGCCGCCCGTGGGCTCGATGTCGATGATGACGCGAGCGAACTGGCCGGAGCCACCGGTCTGCTTCTTGTGGGTGTACTCGATCTTCTCCACCTTGCGGCGGATGGTCTCGCGGTAAGCCACCTGCGGCTTGCCGACGTTGGCCTCGACCTTGAACTCCCGCTTCATGCGGTCGACCAGGATCTCCAGGTGGAGCTCGCCCATGCCGGAGATGATCGTCTGGCCGGTGTCCTCGTCGGTGCGGACCTGGAAGGTCGGGTCCTCGTCGGCCAGGCGCTGGATCGCGGTGCCCAGCTTCTCCTGGTCGCTCTTCGTCTTCGGCTCGATGGCCACCGAGATGACCGGGGCCGGGAACTTCATCGACTCCAGGATGACCGGCTGGCTCGAGTCGGACAGGGTGTCGCCCGTCGTGGTGTTCTTCAGCCCCATGACGGCGACGATCTGGCCGGCGCTGGCCTTCTCGATCTCCTCACGCTTGTTCGCGTGCATGCGGTAGATCTTGCCGATGCGCTCCTTGTTGCCCTTGGTGCTGTTGAGCACCATGGTCCCGGTCGTCAGCGTGCCCGAGTAGACCCGGACGAACGTGAGCTTGCCGAGGTGCGGGTCGGCCATGATCTTGAACGCCAGCGAGGACAGCGGAGCGTCTTCCTCGGGCTCGCGCGAGAGGATCTCGTCCTCGTTGTCCATCGCGTGGCCCTCGACCGCGCCGACGTCTACCGGCGACGGCAGGTACCGCACGACGGCGTCGAGCATGGGCTGCACGCCCTTGTTCTTGAACGCCGAGCCGGTGAGCACCGGGGTGAGGTTGCCGGCGATGGTGGCGCGGCGGATCGCGGCGATGAGGTCGTCGCGGCCCGGCTCCTTGCCCTCGAGGTAGAGCTCCATCATCGCCTCGTCGTTCTCGGCGATGGTCTCGAGCAGGCGGTCGCGCCACTCCTGGGCAGCCTCGGTGTGGGTGTCCGGGATCTCGACGGTGTCGTACATCTCGCCCAGCGGCGTCTCGGCCGACCAGACCAGGGCCTTCATGTCGACGAGGTCGACGAGGCCGCGGAAGTCCGCCTCGGCGCCGATGGGGAGCTGCAGCACCAGCGGGGTCGCCTTGAGCCGCGTCACGATCATGTCGACGCAGCGGTGGAACTCGGCGCCCGTGCGGTCGAGCTTGTTGATGAAGCAGATGCGCGGGACACCGTACTTGTTGGCCTGATGCCAGACGGTCTCAGACTGCGGCTCGACGCCGGCGACGCCGTCGAACACGGCCACCGCACCGTCCAGGACGCGCAGGGACCGCTCGACCTCGACGGTGAAGTCGACGTGGCCGGGCGTGTCGATGATGTTGATGGTGTGGTCGTCCCACTCGCAGGTGGTCGCGGCCGAGGTGATCGTGATGCCGCGTTCCTGCTCCTGCTCCATCCAGTCCATGGTGGCTGCGCCATCGTGGACCTCACCGATCTTGTAGTTGATACCGGTGTAGTACAGGATCCGCTCGGTGGTGGTGGTCTTGCCGGCGTCGATGTGAGCCATGATGCCGATGTTGCGGACCTTGGCCAGATCGAGCTTGCGGAGGTCGGTCGCCATGTGCGTGCGTTCGCTTCCTTATATGCGGTCTCGTCGACTCGGCGCCAGCGACTACCAGCGGTAGTGCGCGAAGGCCTTGTTCGACTCGGCCATCTTGTGGGTGTCCTCGCGACGCTTCACGCTGGCACCGAGGCCGTTGGAGGCGTCGAGGATCTCGTTCATCAAACGCTCCGTCATGGTCTTCTCACGACGGGCGCGGGAGTAGCTGACCAGCCAGCGCAGGGCCAGCGTGGTGCTGCGGCCGGCGCGCACCTCGATCGGCACCTGGTAGGTCGCGCCACCGACACGGCGGCTGCGGACCTCGAGGGTCGGCTTGACGTTGTCGAGCGCGCGCTTCAGCGTGACGACGGGGTCGGTACCGGTCTTCTCGCGGGCGCCCTCGAGCGCACCGTGCACGATGCCCTCGGCGATCGACTTCTTGCCGTCTTCGAGCACCTTGTTGACCAGCTGGGTGACCAGCGGCGACCCGTAGACCGGGTCGACGACGACCGGTCGCTTGGGTGCAGGACCCTTGCGCGGCATCAGCTCTTCTCCTTCTTCGCGCCGTAGCGGCTGCGCGCCTGCTTGCGGTTCTTGACGCCCTGGGTGTCGAGCGAACCGCGGATGATCTTGTACCGGACGCCCGGGAGGTCCTTCACCCGGCCGCCACGCACGAGCACCATCGAGTGCTCCTGCAGGTTGTGGCCGACACCGGGGATGTAGGCGGTGACCTCGATCTGGCTGGTCAGCTTGACACGGGCAACCTTCCGAAGCGCCGAGTTCGGCTTCTTCGGCGTCGTGGTGTACACGCGCGTGCACACGCCGCGCCGCTGCGGGCTGCCCTTGAGCGCCGGGGTCTTGTTCTTTGCGACCTTGTCCTGGCGGCCCTTGCGGACCAACTGCTGGATCGTAGGCACTACGTCTCCGTGTCCTCTGCTCGTCGAACTGCCTCGACTGGTCTGGTTTCCGGGGATCACACCGCTCGTTCGCCCTGGCGTCAGCGCAGGTCGTGGGCGCCTTCCGGCGACCCCCGCGGTCGGGCGTGTCGGCCCGATCCCACGCCGCACGATCAGGCTCCCGATCGATGTGGTCGGTTGATCTGTCCGGTATGCGCTGGCCTCTGCCGCCGGGCGCGCCGGATTGCCCGGAGCAGTCCAGGCACGAAGACTGAGGTTACCCGGTCGAGGGTACCCAGGTCAAAGTGATGCCGCAGCTCGACGGGAAGACGTCTTCAGACGATAACGCACGGGTCTCGCCCGCGTCACGACCCCACGCCGGACCCGCGCACCCGTCGCGGCGGACGATCACCGCGTGACTCGTTAGCACCTTGTCGGGAGGGCGTTTCCCTCGCTATAGCAGGGCAGACTCCCTCCCGACCGCCCCGTCAAGGGGGGAACACACCCCGGCCACGCGGCGATCAGCAGCGGTAGCCGCCGTCGGCGAGGCCGGCTTCGCGCTCGAGCGGGTGGTCGCACGGTTTGCGCGGGTCGTGCCTGATGACGTACTCCCAGATGAACCGGGCGTAGCCGAGCCGCGCCCATTGCTCGGAGTGCACCCGCTCGTGCCGCAGCAGCCGGGCCAGGCTCGGCGCGCCGGAGCCCGGCGGCCGCTTCCCCGACTCCACCGACGTCCGCAGCACCTCGGCCGGATCGTCATGCGAGCCGTTCACCAGGTAGAGCTCACCCCACGTCGTGCCGCCGCGGGCGGCGAACCAGTCGACCGGGTTCGGCACCGCGCGCAGCGCCCGCGGACCGGCCGCCGCCATCATCGTCCCCTCGGGGGTGGCGACCAGCGCACCGCGCTTCACGGCGGTGCCGGCGTCGCCGCGGTTGAGGCCGAACAGGCCGCCGTACGACCAGCGGTTGCG is from Jiangella alkaliphila and encodes:
- the rplC gene encoding 50S ribosomal protein L3, with protein sequence MSIQSSEAATTVRKGLLGEKLGMTQVWDENNRIVPVTVIKAGPCVVTQVRTPDKDGYDAVQLGFGAPNPRKVTKPAQGHFDRAGVTPRRHVAELRTADASEYTLGQELTAEVFEAGQEVDVTGTTKGKGFAGVMKRHGFHGLRASHGVQRKHRSPGSIGGCATPGRVFKGMKMAGRMGGDRMTTQNITVQAVDAEQGLLLLKGAVPGPNGSLVFVRTAAKGAIK
- the rpsJ gene encoding 30S ribosomal protein S10, with protein sequence MAGQKIRIRLKAYDHEVIDTSARKIVDTVTRTGAQVAGPVPLPTEKNVYCVIRSPHKYKDSREHFEMRTHKRLIDIIDPTPKTVDSLMRLDLPAGVDIEIKL
- the tuf gene encoding elongation factor Tu — protein: MAKAKFERTKPHVNIGTIGHVDHGKTTLTAAITKVLHEKYPELNEATPFDDIDKAPEEKQRGITINIAHVEYQTDKRHYAHVDAPGHADYIKNMITGAAQMDGAILVVAATDGPMPQTKEHVLLARQVGVPYILVALNKADMVDDEEILELVELEVRELLSEYEFPGDDVPVVKVSALKALEGDAEWVKTVEDLMEAVDENVPDPVRDIEKPFLMPIEDVFTITGRGTVVTGRVERGVLKANEEVELVGIRPGPAQKTTVTAVEMFRKTLDEARAGENVGLLLRGTKREDVERGMVAVKPGTNTPHTDFEAQVYILSKDEGGRHTPFFNNYRPQFYFRTTDVTGVVTLPEGTEMVMPGDNTSMTVALIQPVAMEEGLKFAIREGGRTVGAGNVVKILK
- the fusA gene encoding elongation factor G, encoding MATDLRKLDLAKVRNIGIMAHIDAGKTTTTERILYYTGINYKIGEVHDGAATMDWMEQEQERGITITSAATTCEWDDHTINIIDTPGHVDFTVEVERSLRVLDGAVAVFDGVAGVEPQSETVWHQANKYGVPRICFINKLDRTGAEFHRCVDMIVTRLKATPLVLQLPIGAEADFRGLVDLVDMKALVWSAETPLGEMYDTVEIPDTHTEAAQEWRDRLLETIAENDEAMMELYLEGKEPGRDDLIAAIRRATIAGNLTPVLTGSAFKNKGVQPMLDAVVRYLPSPVDVGAVEGHAMDNEDEILSREPEEDAPLSSLAFKIMADPHLGKLTFVRVYSGTLTTGTMVLNSTKGNKERIGKIYRMHANKREEIEKASAGQIVAVMGLKNTTTGDTLSDSSQPVILESMKFPAPVISVAIEPKTKSDQEKLGTAIQRLADEDPTFQVRTDEDTGQTIISGMGELHLEILVDRMKREFKVEANVGKPQVAYRETIRRKVEKIEYTHKKQTGGSGQFARVIIDIEPTGGEGDGGYEFVNSVTGGRIPREYIPSVDAGAQEAMEFGVVAGYPLVDVKVTLRDGAYHDVDSSELAFKIAGSMAFKEAARRADPVLLEPMFEVEVSTPEDYMGEVIGDLNSRRGQIQAMEERAGQRIVKALVPLSEMFGYVGDLRSKTQGRASYSMQFDSYAEVPRNVAEEIIKKVRGE
- the rpsG gene encoding 30S ribosomal protein S7; this encodes MPRKGPAPKRPVVVDPVYGSPLVTQLVNKVLEDGKKSIAEGIVHGALEGAREKTGTDPVVTLKRALDNVKPTLEVRSRRVGGATYQVPIEVRAGRSTTLALRWLVSYSRARREKTMTERLMNEILDASNGLGASVKRREDTHKMAESNKAFAHYRW
- the rpsL gene encoding 30S ribosomal protein S12 gives rise to the protein MPTIQQLVRKGRQDKVAKNKTPALKGSPQRRGVCTRVYTTTPKKPNSALRKVARVKLTSQIEVTAYIPGVGHNLQEHSMVLVRGGRVKDLPGVRYKIIRGSLDTQGVKNRKQARSRYGAKKEKS